A single genomic interval of Mariprofundus sp. NF harbors:
- the hpnC gene encoding squalene synthase HpnC, producing the protein MSTSTGQPMQLAQAYQHCLDIARNHYENFPTASKLLRADLRPAVAAIYAFARHADDLADEGDAAPETRIKQIDAWETLLERCETDANIDHPVFMALGDAIRRHNLPVEELYNLLIAFRMDVTIHAYSSFDELLFYCKHSANPVGRLMLALHGVHDGEAVRCSDSICTALQLINFWQDLSIDLPRGRCYLPQTWLQESALSSQMMLDSQVSDEMLQPVLNHALLTTSELLESGVPLLLKLPFRLRLQIAATIHGGRRMLHKIEQSEQPLQQRPSLAGGEWKVMLLPVLKDTLFPSTAQRKIDHDT; encoded by the coding sequence ATGTCGACCTCTACAGGCCAGCCCATGCAGCTAGCGCAAGCTTATCAACATTGTCTGGATATCGCACGGAACCACTATGAGAACTTCCCCACAGCATCCAAACTGCTGAGGGCTGATCTGCGCCCGGCTGTAGCGGCGATCTACGCCTTTGCCCGTCACGCCGATGATCTGGCTGATGAGGGTGATGCGGCTCCTGAAACCAGAATCAAACAGATCGATGCCTGGGAGACGCTGCTGGAGCGCTGTGAAACCGATGCGAATATCGATCATCCGGTATTTATGGCGCTTGGTGATGCCATTCGCAGGCACAACCTGCCGGTTGAAGAGCTGTATAACCTGCTTATCGCATTTCGTATGGATGTCACCATCCACGCCTACTCAAGTTTTGATGAGCTACTCTTCTACTGCAAACACTCCGCCAATCCGGTTGGACGATTGATGCTTGCCCTGCACGGGGTTCATGACGGTGAAGCGGTTCGCTGCTCAGATAGTATCTGCACTGCGCTGCAGCTGATCAATTTCTGGCAGGATCTGAGCATCGATCTGCCACGAGGGCGCTGTTATCTACCGCAAACATGGCTGCAGGAGTCAGCGTTGAGCAGCCAGATGATGCTCGATAGCCAGGTTAGTGATGAAATGCTGCAGCCTGTCCTCAACCACGCCCTGTTAACCACCAGCGAACTGCTTGAGTCAGGTGTTCCTCTGCTCTTAAAGCTGCCCTTCAGGTTGCGTCTGCAGATTGCTGCAACCATCCACGGTGGTCGCCGCATGCTTCATAAAATTGAGCAGAGTGAGCAACCGCTGCAGCAGAGGCCAAGTCTGGCCGGTGGTGAATGGAAAGTGATGCTGCTGCCTGTATTGAAAGACACCCTGTTTCCATCAACTGCACAAAGGAAAATAGATCATGACACCTGA
- the hpnD gene encoding presqualene diphosphate synthase HpnD produces the protein MTPEQYCRDRTRGSGSSFFYAFLFLAEEQRRAMMALYAFCREVDDIADEVKEQEVALSKLAFWREELNRAFKGTAQHPVGRELAWAAEHFPIDEELLVEIIDGMLMDVKRQPILKHADLSLYAYRVAGAVGLLTIEVFGYKNRKSRDFATSLGEALQLTNILRDVATDAKMGRIYFPQEERIRYRVSDQDFKDGNMSDGMRALLSDYAERAETAYRQALDNLPDEDRESLRPSILMGTIYYNYLQRLRDADFDMWQKPIHILPLRKIWTAWKTWRYETRAIKKNMPLKLEF, from the coding sequence ATGACACCTGAACAGTACTGCCGTGATCGAACCAGAGGTTCCGGCTCCTCATTTTTCTATGCCTTTCTATTTCTGGCTGAAGAGCAGCGCCGGGCCATGATGGCGCTCTACGCCTTCTGTCGTGAAGTCGATGATATCGCCGATGAGGTGAAAGAGCAGGAGGTTGCCCTCTCCAAACTGGCCTTCTGGCGTGAAGAGCTAAACCGCGCATTTAAAGGCACAGCGCAGCACCCGGTGGGCAGAGAGCTGGCCTGGGCTGCTGAACACTTTCCTATTGATGAGGAGCTGCTGGTTGAGATTATCGATGGCATGCTGATGGATGTGAAGCGCCAGCCTATCCTTAAACATGCCGATCTATCACTCTACGCCTACCGGGTTGCCGGTGCTGTAGGGCTGCTGACTATTGAAGTGTTCGGTTACAAAAACCGTAAAAGCCGCGACTTTGCCACCTCTCTCGGTGAAGCACTGCAACTGACCAACATCCTGCGTGATGTCGCTACCGATGCCAAAATGGGCCGCATCTATTTCCCTCAAGAGGAGCGCATCCGCTATCGGGTCAGCGATCAGGATTTTAAAGATGGCAATATGAGCGACGGCATGCGCGCCCTGCTTAGTGACTATGCCGAACGCGCTGAAACGGCCTATCGCCAGGCCCTGGATAACCTACCTGATGAGGATCGTGAGAGCCTGCGGCCATCGATTCTGATGGGTACGATCTACTACAACTATCTGCAGCGCCTGCGCGATGCCGATTTTGATATGTGGCAGAAGCCGATTCATATTCTGCCCCTGCGCAAGATCTGGACGGCATGGAAAACATGGCGTTATGAAACCAGGGCAATAAAGAAAAACATGCCGCTAAAACTGGAGTTCTGA